The Liolophura sinensis isolate JHLJ2023 chromosome 8, CUHK_Ljap_v2, whole genome shotgun sequence sequence aaaaggtggtcccaGATACCCACCATGCTGTTTTCAAATACTCTCTCCTCTTCAaagcaaaaatctaaaaaaaatattaaaaaccatatctccaaataagttttcacactctttcatcgaATTTTGGAAtcgtttttatattttcttcttctttaaggcagcttgatttgtgttttaagagCAAGCCAgaagtaaaaatttcaaaaatggattacaaataaaactgataatCCACCTTTCTCTTGTGCAAAATCTTAATGTTTTATTATGTGCAGATATTTCAAGGatttacaaaaaatgttttatacagGAACAATTGCTGGTACAGTCAAAATTTCCCAAATAACAGATGACTTTTCAGTTCGATTTTTATACCCTCTTCTGACATTGAAACAAAGATTCATTGTGCCCGTAAAACAAAGTTTTAATTGGTATGGCCTtaacaccaggtaaaaaatgttttactgtcACAAATGTTTGTCACACAGAGCCTCAAGATGAAGTAGGCACCACTAAAAAGATGCCTGAAAACTGTATCTGTGAATACATTTACTTGTCTTTTtcgatatgttttttttttcactgaaatgaagTTAGATGTGTTGAAGGCACGGTAAGCATTATGGATCATACTGATCATGTGTTGTCAATGATGAAGCCACAACCTTTTACTGGCTCCAAAACAGGTACTCCATGTCAGATTTGCATTCTGATGCACAGGCACACAATACATGAGAATTAAGAATTTCATCCGCGATTGAACATTGAGGTGTggattttgtgacatttgttggCGACATATGTTGTCAATATGGTCAATAAAGCCCACCACATAATCATTAGATAtagttttcactgtttttttttttagttttttttctacCGATGCTTATctcatttttacagtttttcactCTTTCACACACAAGCTTGCTGCAACCCAGGACCTTGACTGATcatgtcacatgttcaaatccagctctggctgctTCAACTGCTACTTAAGTCAGTTTTGTTGATTACATAGCACAGGAATTCCTCCATTCTGACTGGTGTCATATTAGTGATTAGGGTTAAGGTGAACACGACATATGCCTCAATAagtgtatttgtttgaaatatataaaagaataccagcagcattgtagTGAAACCCGTGGGAGGAATCTCATACCTATTGGGTGTTGACAATAGGTATGTGGCTACCATGACAGCTCCgtaagtggacaaatgtgtccactataaaaaattaaaactttatgcggaaaacagttggagtagCCCTAatacaaaatcatttctatttataaattatgtataaagaaaatggctatctggttaccatgacaactgtgaaaatggacaaaagtCAATGGCGACACAGCGTCtctatgtatctatgtatccaccacaaattaaaactgtatgtggaaaacagttggagttatagctcAGACACAAATTCATATCTGTTTATAAGGTATACATTGGGAAATGGCAAGCTGGTAACCATAACAATGGACAAATGAGTCGCGAaacatcatctgtgtatctatgtatccaccacaCATTGAAAttctgtggaaaactgttgagtTATAGCCTGGACACGAGATCATATCTATCCATATAATATTCATaaggaaatggcaatctggtaaccatgacaaccacggaaatggacaaatgcgAGTCtcaacacatcgtcatctgtgtatgtttgtaaccacaaaaaattaaaactctccatggaaaacaattggagatatAGTCCGGACACAAATGCAGACAGACGGACACAATAATGTGGAAAGCAACGCATCTTTGAAAGAGCAGACCAACCATATCGGATAACAAAGCCACAATCTATTAAGCAAGAGCCTAAAAttattgcacattttttttttctttctaattcTGCCAAGGCGTTAGAGGACATAACTTTCAaacatttaagtatttacataaacagttattATAAATTCACACGAGGCTGCATTCCACAGATTACGTGAGGCCATTAGCCATCACTGCTCTGGCttcactctctgtgctgtaagtctttcataTTTACAACATGTCAATGAAGAACAAGAAcacaatgaagaaaaagaaCACATGACATTTatactgcattttatttattatcagaATTTATCCAAATTATTCTCAAAACAATTCCCACATCTTTCAATGTAGAGCAGGGGTACATGACCCTGCTACCAACCGTTTATTATTCTTATCACAGAGGGAAAATGCAAGTATACAAtggatgtaggcctatttatttacaacataCACATAGGCTATGTAATGTGACATATCATTAAGATGTCCATTGTTCTATTACATAACCTTTTATTTGCCTAATGAAATGATTTTACCCACaccttttttcttgaaaaaaaaagtagaaacaTAATGATGGTCCCATTATTTCTAAGATGTTAATAAATATCTTGTGAAATGAGTGACACATTGCAGATATATGAATGGATGTTATATAAATAGATCTTGTTAAAATAACAACTTAATCTATACACAAGAATGAATCCATTGTATACACAAAAAGTACaggggtcactttcacaaaacttcctaaattttctcgtaaatgacatCGCCTTAggcactataacctagacaaagtcttttatgaaaaatgtTATGAGAAATGCgacttttgtgaaagtggtctcGGGTCATATGAAAATATATGACATTACTCTACCTTTACAAAGACTGCTTCACTCCTGGCCTATTGTTTGTGCAATAAAAGGTAATCATTACATTGCAAAGTGCACTAAGAATGTGAACAATAAGGTTCGTGTACAGTGGGGTTACGATCATGTCAATTAGAAGTTTGCATAgggtacagtatatacatgttacTATGATGTGGAATTGACAGGCATTTGGAGGCAACCAGTCAGCGCAAGACAATGCTGGAAATGTACTGGATTTCATTTTTAATGgtaatgaatgaaagaaagtCATGGGCACATGACAATGCCTCTGGAAACATTTACACCCAGGATCTGAAATATCTTGCTACAAAGTTCAAATATATGCAAGTCGGTTTAAATCTTAACTATCTTTTGTTGTGCTTAATattcaattttgatattcatTATGTTACTACACTATTGATGAGCCAAAAGAAAAGAGGTAAAAATTTTAGGACTAGAGGGAAATGGTTAGGTACAAAGTTAGCACATAGGGACTGAAATTAATAAgcactgtacatgcatgtcccctagtcaagaaaaaaaggaaaatgaaacacACTTAACTTCCTTTTTCCAGctcaaaacagaaataataaaacaaaataacctGTTATCGGAGCAGAAAATGTTTCGATACAATACAGCTTTAACAAAAACTAAGACTTTGCCTTGTTACATGTAATGGTAAAGAGGTTACACATGCACAACAACCAAGCCTCCTAATAGCATGTGATGAACACACAGCTGTTAACTAAGAGTTAACTTACATAGTTACAAATATTACACTGTACAACATGAAAGGCGGTGATCTTTTTTTGCATCAGAATCCTCACTCCCATgccttttttaaatattttataaagatgataaaaaaaatactcctACATATTTTCCCTTTTTTTACCAACTTCAGCACAGAAATGTTGTGAGCACCACACCAGAGGAAAGCTAATAGTTCCACATTATGTACAATGTTACATTGTGTTACAGCATACAATATCTGGTATCCCATCTTTTATGGCATTCAGGCCTGTATAATATCAGGTACAGATTAACAGCTCATTCAATCCTTATATAGCATTGTGTGTGACTGCTTACGCCACTCACATTTCAATCTAAACAGATAATTTTTGGTTTCAATTGATTTTAGCCTTTGATATCACAAACTGGTTTATGTATAATGTAGAAATTTACAGCATTCCTTCAGCTGTCGGGTCCAAATGACTCTGGGTTAAGAATTTCCTTTAGGATTGTTTGTAGTAGCAGCAGCTGGTGTTAGGTCaactgtattttcttttatcCATGGGTGGGCTAAGACCTCATCCAGTGAAATACGCTGGTTGGGATCACGACGCAATAGCTAAGAGAGGGAAAAAAGAACAACACAATTAGCATACTGATCAAACTGATGTTTCAATAATATCAATACacttgatgatgatgatcagaTATGCAGCagtatttattccattggtgtttaatgccccagtcaataatttttcatttattctatgGAAAAGTTGTAttagttttatgagtggaggaaaccactaactattggcaacttactgaagaaatttcccatgtgtgaagtCCAGATGTGCATATCATATTTTGTGTAACACTAGCGgtctttaataaatattacgCCACGCAAAACGCCACAACAGTGTCACCACGGACCCATAAGTATTGAGAGCTTGGGACTCAAAGCTTGGTTTGAACCCCACACCTCATATTCTAGTGACTGGAAGGCAAGCAGCACCTCTAACCCCCAGATCTCTAACCTCTAACTCCCAGATCTCTAACCTCTAACCCAGGAACAGCATCAACCCTTCGCAAGGTATACTGAACTGACAAACTTAACAAAAATACATGACTAATGTTTCAAAAGTATCATTACTGGTCATTTAGAAATTCTGATATACACAGCTGATGACAAGCTTATGGAGCTGCAGACTGCTCCTTCAAGAGCATCCAGTAATTATATTTCttgaaggattagtgtccagattggttATCTATTCACAATTAGCAACCTTTGAACATATTGTTAatttgagtgtaaaaaaatattggaaaaaagtacagtaatctgagtaatatggcctCAAAATCACTAGATGATGAGGctggatttatgcattttttccgccaacactcaGTAGCCTCTGCCGAATGACATCATACAAGTCTAATctttacgagctgtcagagtTTCGCCATTTAGTTCAATGCTTAGAAGCCACACAAGTGACAACAAGAATATCAAATTTCTTCATGAAATTGTTTACTGTTCTGCATACTGTTGCCAAAACAGGCTGTCGAAGAACCCTGGAGTTAATGTTTTCAAGTTTCCAAACGATTTGGCCCTCAGGAAAGCGTGGATTCACAGAACAAGATGGAAAGATTTTATACCCACCCAAAGCCAAATCTTTGTGGCACTGACAACAGTTGGTATAAAAGAAATCTTGGCAGATAGCTAAATtttaggctttaaatatatgtacataaactctggtgatagggcttggtgggtgtaaaacaaagcaggaattctttcatcattttttttcatcaatctTCGGTATGCTgataaagtgaaagaaaagcagATACAACGAGGTGATGGATTCCAATGAATGTCCTTAGACACACGCTaccccattggctgtgtctttcctgtggaccaatgagtgagctcgTAACAAACTGTGTACAGCAACATAATGGAAATTTGACAGCTACTGCAATACTAGCGTTTTCTGACTGGCTAAAGCGGACGATTAAAATCGAAAACAATCTAAAACTAATCATGTTACTTGACTACGTTAATCAAAAATTACTGACTGAGGCTGAAATACTGGTTGTTGATTAGAATTACTCATCAAAGGTGTGAAAACAAGTGAGatctctttgaatactgctcagGGTAGGTGTGAAGCAatcttacatagtgataatccattccccattgttttaatctctatccagattacgaggattagcgacactccaggaaacaaaagaggattacAGCCCCCCTTGTAATCTCTGTTTGAAGTGCTTGAGTAGTTCTGGACGTAATATAACGAGGAAAATTAAAGttataagaattttttttcagtatcgCCTTGATTAAACGCGAAGAAGTAAATCAACTAGGGGAATAGAATCATGTTTAGTGTGAAGCCGACaaaggaaagaatagtaaatattaaatctgatacactgtatttcaccgaaaacttagcatttttcaagtgacacactTTACTGGATTCTAAATGATTCATTCACCTAAATGGGCCATTTAAGAGCTTTTTCTTAAGTTTGATTATTTCTTATCAAATAATGCTAAGTGTCAGCATCAggagtatcattttaaggctttcaTATCCTTATGAAGGAGCATTTTTGCATGCCAcgaaatgtagacctacagtgtaacacaggataaagctatacCTTACCAGTCCACACTGCCAGTGCatttggaaatgcctggacaaagataAAATTCAATGTCTGGAAACTCAGAATCTGAAGTCTcaccagagatgtcagtgtcaaaaATCGGAACACTGTGGGCTCAGATTGATATGGCTGTATATCTGCTTCTCTGTAGCTAGGATCCATCtcaaaaatgacatcgttttgttacgaattcccaggttatatagaccagctagacttgggttggccatctatgacatCACCCGCTGAGCTTTACCAGGCGGCCCTCTAGAGATCCGCTAGggtagtaaatctattgttttttgtGGATTTGAAGTTATAATTGCATTTCTCACAGGCCCTCCTGGTAACATATTATTAAACAGGTTAAAATCTTTATACTTAggacaagtagctaaatctggacactaatcctttaaaataaacagtCAAAATCAAATAAGGCGCCAGATTTATCTCACCTTAGATATCAAGTCTTTGGCACCACTGCTCACGTAGTGTGGAAACTGAAGATCGACTGTGAGGATTCGCTGATACGTTGCTTCATGTCCTTCCGCTTCAAACGGAGGCTTCCCCACCAGAAACTCATAGCACAGGACGCCCAGACTCCATAAGTCCACCTTCTCGTCGTGAGTGTGGCCTTCTATCATCTCTGGGGGGAGATAATCCAGTGTACCACACAGAGTTGCTCTCCTGGAACAGCAAATACAATTGTGGCCTTATGATTACAACGGGGATGGGAGGCGATAAAGATTAAATACTAGGGAGTGTGGACTGACACCACTGAGAAGGTGATCAATGGATTAAGTGAACTGATGGCACTGTCTTACCTGGCTAAGGGAGTGTGGactaaaaaaaactgaaaaggtGTTCAATGGATTACGTGAAGTGATGGTACTTGCTCACCTGGCTGAGGGAGTGTGGACTGACCAACCAAAATCTGCTATCTTCAACTCTCCTCTGAAACTCAGCAGGAGGTTCTCAGGCTTGATATCTCTGTGTATGACATTTCTGGCATGACAGTACTTTAGGGCATTGGACAACTGGCAAAGATACTGacagaacaaacacaaaaaacaagatATATAATTACAGTACTGTAAATAGTGATATTATATAGATATGCGAAATAAATTATTCACTTTCCATATCTGTTTTCAAGTCTGAAAAGAAGTGTTTCACATTTTGGAAAACACCCCAGTGAAGGAAGTGGTCTAACTCACATTGGTTTGCCTTGTGACTTTAAACATAAAGACATTTACCTTTCTTATCAAGCCAATACCAGGTTTTCACCACTGCTTCTTTACGTTCATTATGCTGGACTATGGCTGGCTTCCGTTCGCAAAGAGCGCTCTTTGCAGGCCTACATGCTGATGTCTCCCATGGTCAGAGCTTACTGTACTGCTTACAGATAGTCACTGATGTTTGTTCTGGACTCggtagtcacagttagcaccaCGGCTTACAGGAGGATCATGCAGTATCTAACCATAGGTATATGGTATATTAATTCAATGTGAGGCCAccacaattttattttgtgttttacaggcaggGATCcagaaatgtaataaaaacaaaaactgcagtTTTGacttattttgatatttttatagATCTCCCTATctttcaaggctttctgatcatgatAATGTGCATTCAACAGGAAAAAATGGCTGAGACACTCTGCATTTCTTACCAATCAGACATACCTGTAAGAAGCTCTATTTTTATACTCTCCTGTGACatggaaaaagatttattctgcccgtaaaacaatttaaattggtatggccttaagaaaaaataaacatacatgtaaatagcagGATAATTGTAAGAAAATGCGACAGTTACCTTGGCAGTTATGCTTTCGTCAAATCTGACACACTTCTGTAGCTCTTTGTACAGCTCCCCCCTAGGGGAATATTCCAGTATAAGGTACACTCGTGTTTTGTCATGGAAGTAACCATAAAGCTTCAAGATGTTGGGGTGTCTACAAAAACGGGAGACAATTAAAATCTCTAACATTGCACTGGtccttaagaattttttactttatatatgaAGGCAATCTGGTCTACAACTGGAGGAAAAAAGGTTAAAGGCATTCACCACTAAGCACACAGACAAACTACTGAAATTAAAACCCAGCAAAACCAGCCAGATTTGAGAACCCAATGAAATACAGCCTGAAGAGTCGATCAGTTAGAGAGAGAAAGAGATGCTTagttaaacttttacatttaattatttgaatggtgtt is a genomic window containing:
- the LOC135472331 gene encoding uncharacterized protein LOC135472331; translation: MEAKRVPLRPQDSSRANQNPVNQDNNLMKKPLPVQREAKSAKTVKTTKADGQKDQDGGMGTTRNKWSLDHFDIGRPLGRGKFGNVYLAREKETKFIVAIKVLFKSQLRAAGVEHQLRREIEIQSHLRHPNILKLYGYFHDKTRVYLILEYSPRGELYKELQKCVRFDESITAKYLCQLSNALKYCHARNVIHRDIKPENLLLSFRGELKIADFGWSVHTPSARRATLCGTLDYLPPEMIEGHTHDEKVDLWSLGVLCYEFLVGKPPFEAEGHEATYQRILTVDLQFPHYVSSGAKDLISKLLRRDPNQRISLDEVLAHPWIKENTVDLTPAAATTNNPKGNS